In Amycolatopsis solani, a single window of DNA contains:
- a CDS encoding D-Ala-D-Ala carboxypeptidase family metallohydrolase, whose protein sequence is MRVRRVLPLLALIAAVGSAVAAPVAAAAPDPVAVMAVTDGCYTWGRTLAQGASGTDVRNLQIRVAGYPGYGGVLAIDGQFGAGTKAAVTRFQQAYGLAADGIAGPATFAKIYQLQDDDCTPVNFTYAELNRCNSDWSGGNVPAATAKANALVSMWKLQAMRHAMGDRPIVVNGGFRSVACNNAVGGAAASRHLYGDAVDLGAGAQGFCGLAQQARNHGFSEILGPGYPGHSDHTHVAHRSSRFWSASSCGI, encoded by the coding sequence ATGCGCGTTCGTCGTGTCCTGCCCCTCCTCGCCCTGATCGCCGCCGTCGGTTCGGCGGTGGCCGCTCCGGTTGCGGCCGCCGCTCCTGATCCCGTGGCGGTCATGGCCGTCACCGATGGGTGCTACACGTGGGGGCGCACGCTGGCGCAAGGGGCGTCCGGTACCGACGTGCGGAACCTGCAGATCCGGGTCGCCGGGTACCCGGGGTACGGGGGCGTGCTCGCCATCGACGGCCAGTTCGGGGCCGGGACCAAGGCCGCGGTCACCCGGTTCCAGCAGGCGTACGGGCTCGCCGCGGACGGGATCGCCGGGCCGGCCACCTTCGCGAAGATCTACCAGCTGCAGGACGACGACTGCACGCCGGTCAACTTCACCTACGCCGAGCTGAACCGGTGCAACTCGGACTGGTCGGGCGGCAACGTGCCGGCCGCGACGGCGAAGGCCAACGCGCTGGTGTCGATGTGGAAGCTGCAGGCGATGCGGCACGCCATGGGTGACCGCCCGATCGTGGTCAACGGCGGTTTCCGCAGCGTCGCCTGCAACAACGCGGTCGGCGGGGCGGCCGCCAGCCGGCACCTCTACGGGGACGCGGTGGACCTCGGCGCGGGGGCGCAGGGCTTCTGCGGACTGGCGCAGCAGGCCCGCAACCACGGCTTCAGCGAGATCCTCGGGCCGGGCTACCCGGGCCACAGCGACCACACGCACGTGGCGCACCGGTCGAGCCGGTTCTGGTCGGCGTCGTCCTGCGGGATCTGA